In Fimbriimonadaceae bacterium, a single window of DNA contains:
- a CDS encoding prepilin-type N-terminal cleavage/methylation domain-containing protein, which translates to MKRAFTLIELLVVIAIIAILAAILFPVFAQAKLAAKKTSSLSNVKQETMAAKIYQGDYDDMFPLSMSGRYGNLGCPTSTGCADGLPTPSMTWVGITAPYIKSIQMLVDPVIGDVAGNITGPNAWYYTQNRRPLYGYNYLFLGPWYDCDYGLARGESAAVNPADTVMFTNTQGFTTNPNSGWYAANPPGAWPIIAPAPHACIWWDGTQGSGNWSANNGAKGKITADVRAVNPLGGAVVGFVDGHAKFMKDAALAAGTDYGSAVYTNANHGAVITDMSKYLWDLDETTNDLSL; encoded by the coding sequence ATGAAACGTGCATTCACTCTTATTGAACTGCTGGTCGTGATCGCCATTATCGCAATCCTCGCGGCCATTCTCTTCCCCGTCTTTGCCCAGGCTAAGCTTGCTGCCAAGAAGACCTCCTCGCTTTCCAACGTGAAGCAGGAGACCATGGCGGCCAAGATCTACCAGGGCGATTACGACGACATGTTCCCGCTCTCGATGAGCGGGCGCTACGGGAACCTCGGTTGTCCGACCTCCACCGGCTGCGCCGACGGTCTGCCGACCCCGTCCATGACCTGGGTCGGTATCACCGCCCCCTACATCAAGAGCATCCAGATGCTTGTCGACCCCGTCATCGGTGACGTCGCCGGCAACATCACCGGCCCGAACGCTTGGTACTACACCCAGAACCGGCGCCCGCTGTACGGCTACAACTACTTGTTCTTGGGACCCTGGTATGACTGCGACTACGGCCTGGCCCGCGGCGAGTCCGCCGCTGTGAACCCGGCCGACACGGTCATGTTCACCAACACCCAGGGCTTCACCACGAACCCGAACAGCGGTTGGTACGCGGCCAACCCTCCGGGAGCCTGGCCGATCATCGCCCCTGCGCCGCACGCCTGTATCTGGTGGGACGGCACGCAAGGATCGGGTAACTGGTCCGCCAACAACGGCGCCAAGGGCAAGATCACGGCTGACGTCCGCGCGGTCAACCCGCTCGGTGGCGCAGTCGTGGGCTTCGTCGACGGCCACGCCAAGTTCATGAAGGACGCCGCCCTCGCCGCCGGTACGGACTACGGCAGTGCGGTCTACACGAACGCCAACCACGGCGCGGTCATCACCGACATGTCCAAGTACCTGTGGGACCTCGACGAGACGACCAACGACCTCTCGCTCTAA
- a CDS encoding AAA family ATPase — protein METRWPAPLADGVELSPDQRAALEAVPDMPTYGRMIFVTGKAGTGKSTVLRRLVAETPLRAVVLAPTGLAAINAGGQTIHSFFNFKLGPLDDDPERVPTFKRGAPKQRLIASLDLVVIDEISMVRADVMDAIDLSLRRNTGRPEPFGGKTIVAFGDMWQLEPVVPAGAEGEMIGHRYASPFFFDADAVRNGSIDVIELQTVHRQKEDQEFLWALNRLRRGDTSETDYFNSRVGAPLEGGHIITLTATNARAQAINMARLAALKAPVSVHEGTLVGEFGKDLPTEHVLRLAPGAQVMFVKNAKQWVNGTLGTVRWAEPDAVGVRTEDGLDVTVERESWDKTRYTWDRTSHRIVAEPVGTFTQFPLKLAWAVTIHKAQGLTFDKMVVDLDTRAFAHGQLYVALSRCRTLEGLSLRRPVRASDCVVNPRIWDFDRMAGLA, from the coding sequence ATGGAGACGCGGTGGCCCGCACCTTTGGCCGACGGGGTCGAGCTGAGCCCCGACCAGCGGGCCGCCCTGGAGGCCGTCCCCGACATGCCCACCTACGGCCGGATGATCTTCGTCACCGGGAAGGCCGGGACGGGCAAGTCGACCGTCCTGCGCCGTCTTGTCGCAGAGACGCCGCTGAGGGCGGTCGTCCTCGCCCCGACCGGCCTTGCCGCGATCAACGCCGGTGGGCAGACGATCCACTCGTTCTTTAATTTCAAGCTCGGCCCTCTGGACGACGACCCCGAACGGGTCCCGACGTTCAAGCGTGGGGCCCCCAAACAACGGCTGATCGCTTCACTCGACCTCGTCGTCATAGACGAGATCTCCATGGTCCGGGCCGACGTGATGGACGCGATTGACCTGAGCTTGCGGCGGAACACCGGCCGGCCCGAGCCCTTCGGGGGCAAGACGATCGTGGCATTTGGCGACATGTGGCAACTTGAGCCGGTGGTGCCCGCCGGCGCGGAGGGCGAGATGATCGGCCACCGGTATGCCAGCCCGTTCTTCTTTGACGCGGACGCCGTCCGCAACGGGAGCATCGACGTCATCGAGCTCCAGACCGTCCACCGACAGAAGGAAGACCAGGAGTTCCTCTGGGCGCTGAACCGGCTCCGTCGCGGCGACACGTCCGAAACCGACTACTTCAACTCCCGGGTCGGAGCGCCGTTGGAAGGAGGGCACATCATCACCCTGACCGCGACCAACGCCCGCGCCCAGGCGATCAACATGGCCCGGTTGGCGGCGCTGAAGGCTCCGGTTTCGGTACACGAGGGGACGTTGGTCGGCGAATTTGGCAAAGACCTCCCCACCGAGCACGTCTTGCGCCTAGCCCCCGGTGCCCAGGTGATGTTTGTCAAGAACGCCAAGCAGTGGGTGAACGGCACGCTCGGCACCGTGCGGTGGGCGGAACCCGACGCGGTCGGTGTGCGCACCGAAGACGGACTGGACGTGACGGTTGAACGCGAGTCCTGGGACAAGACGCGCTACACCTGGGACCGCACCAGCCACCGGATCGTCGCCGAACCGGTCGGGACCTTCACCCAGTTCCCCCTGAAACTCGCATGGGCGGTGACCATCCACAAGGCGCAGGGACTGACCTTCGACAAGATGGTCGTCGACCTCGACACCCGGGCCTTCGCCCACGGCCAACTTTATGTGGCCCTGAGCCGCTGCCGGACGCTGGAAGGCCTATCGCTCCGACGCCCCGTCCGGGCCAGCGACTGCGTCGTCAACCCTCGGATTTGGGATTTCGACAGGATGGCCGGCCTAGCCTGA
- a CDS encoding SGNH/GDSL hydrolase family protein codes for MLGRLHTVGDTRPEVAGVAIDGVALSLTRLARAPENVAGTAPTVSTSATSSLTSALAYDTPNIAFDWPTSRLQDGGTYWRGSVLGASSYVAPFSVEFMLYGDRFEMFLGQQLNVSCHELYVDGLLVDSNYGAIASGNEYRKWVFASTALRRIKMRFYGVTYAHTRVDPTASVFLPPSSRPRVFFMGDSVTAGTGATNGSTLLGYAGHLARLFDADAYINGLPTTGFLNPGSTKTFVQRASTDLGSLEPDVVVTFGGYNDRLSVNGSYTGAALQAAVASYYGLVKAAFPNAKFLQVGVLPKNDSFNSSSDATDADSDVKTAALAAGVPFLSPLAGELYDAGGAKLYDEGRAWTYGTGKVGGTTGDGNADLLLASDGVHPTNAGHKVFALHIARAVATLFAPTARPPLS; via the coding sequence GTGCTTGGCCGGCTCCACACCGTCGGCGACACGCGGCCCGAAGTCGCTGGCGTCGCCATTGACGGGGTCGCCCTCTCCCTGACCCGCTTGGCCAGGGCCCCAGAGAACGTGGCGGGGACGGCCCCGACGGTCAGCACCAGCGCGACGTCGTCGCTCACGTCGGCACTCGCGTACGACACGCCCAACATCGCCTTCGACTGGCCGACGTCACGGCTCCAGGACGGAGGCACCTATTGGCGCGGCTCCGTCCTCGGCGCGTCGTCTTACGTCGCCCCGTTCTCGGTGGAGTTCATGCTCTACGGGGACCGGTTCGAGATGTTCCTCGGCCAACAACTGAATGTCTCGTGCCACGAGCTGTATGTGGACGGGCTCCTTGTGGACAGCAACTACGGGGCCATCGCATCGGGGAACGAGTACCGCAAGTGGGTGTTCGCCTCCACGGCCCTCCGTCGCATCAAGATGCGGTTCTACGGGGTCACATACGCCCATACTCGGGTAGACCCCACGGCGAGCGTCTTCTTGCCGCCGTCGTCGCGGCCCCGGGTGTTCTTCATGGGTGACTCGGTGACGGCGGGCACCGGGGCGACGAACGGCTCCACGCTGCTTGGCTATGCGGGGCACTTGGCCCGGCTCTTCGACGCGGACGCCTACATCAACGGCCTTCCGACGACCGGGTTCCTGAACCCGGGGAGCACCAAGACGTTCGTCCAGCGGGCCTCCACCGACCTTGGTTCACTAGAGCCGGACGTGGTGGTCACGTTCGGCGGCTACAACGACCGGCTGAGCGTGAACGGATCGTACACGGGCGCGGCGTTGCAGGCGGCGGTGGCCTCGTACTACGGCCTGGTCAAAGCGGCGTTCCCGAACGCGAAGTTCCTCCAGGTCGGCGTCCTGCCCAAGAACGACTCGTTCAACTCGTCCAGCGACGCCACCGACGCCGACAGCGACGTCAAGACCGCGGCCCTGGCCGCCGGGGTGCCTTTCCTGTCACCGCTCGCGGGGGAGCTCTACGACGCGGGCGGCGCCAAGCTCTACGACGAGGGCCGGGCGTGGACGTACGGCACGGGCAAGGTGGGTGGCACGACCGGCGACGGCAACGCCGACCTTCTCCTGGCCAGCGACGGTGTGCATCCCACGAATGCAGGGCACAAGGTGTTCGCCTTGCACATCGCCCGGGCGGTGGCGACGCTCTTTGCTCCGACGGCTAGGCCTCCGCTCAGCTAA
- a CDS encoding TetR/AcrR family transcriptional regulator encodes MRSTPPAKQLDPAATRASILSAAARLFADRGFTGTSTADIAEAAGVTKSLVLYHYATKEALWREVIFERSRPIHESAGRFLEGDGDMEASTFLRAKFEANRNDPDLAKFLAWMSLEPGLATPEIREKAAKVREKMAADPARYGIPEGLDPMAFMVAVMSAVDGYFRFRSFYSVMVGCDLMTPEAEAAFFDVLMKMAFGPGPSPVQVS; translated from the coding sequence ATGCGGTCAACTCCACCTGCCAAGCAACTTGACCCGGCGGCGACACGGGCGTCGATCTTGTCGGCCGCGGCACGGCTCTTTGCCGACCGGGGCTTCACCGGGACAAGCACGGCCGACATCGCCGAGGCAGCCGGGGTGACCAAGAGTCTGGTGCTCTACCACTACGCCACCAAGGAAGCCCTGTGGCGCGAGGTCATCTTTGAAAGGTCTCGACCCATCCACGAGTCCGCGGGGCGGTTTCTTGAGGGAGACGGGGACATGGAGGCGAGCACCTTTCTCCGCGCCAAGTTCGAGGCGAACCGGAACGACCCTGACCTTGCCAAGTTCTTGGCATGGATGTCGCTGGAGCCCGGACTGGCCACCCCAGAAATCCGTGAGAAGGCGGCCAAGGTACGCGAGAAGATGGCGGCCGACCCGGCGCGTTACGGAATCCCCGAAGGGCTCGACCCGATGGCCTTCATGGTCGCGGTCATGTCGGCGGTCGACGGGTACTTCCGGTTCAGGAGTTTCTACAGCGTCATGGTCGGCTGTGACCTGATGACCCCAGAGGCCGAAGCGGCCTTCTTCGACGTCTTGATGAAGATGGCCTTCGGCCCCGGTCCGAGCCCGGTCCAAGTATCATAG
- the nuoF gene encoding NADH-quinone oxidoreductase subunit NuoF: MAERKLLFEHAHDPAYATLDGYLAKGGYTGLKKALAGERQAVVDEIKASGLRGRGGAGFPTWIKWNGITKDKKGPHYLICNADEGEPGTFKDKQLMEQTPFLLVEGMTIAAWATQADRGYIYIRGEFVDAARAVRRAIDQAYAAGYLGKNIQGSGMDFDLYVHLGAGSYECGEESALMSSLMGERGMPRLKFPHVPLPTVAGLWEHPTVINNVETYACAPYILTHGGEEYAKLGASTKNSRGTKLFSVSGHVNKPGNYEIEFGTTLMELLDMAGGMKGGALKACVPGGSSVPIINAEDCQKAVIGYEEMGEVKSMVGSGGCMFLNEHTCIVSFIWRTSQFYANESCGKCTPCREGTSWMEQILRRIITGNGQPEDIQTLKDVCSQIDGRSFCGLGDAAAWPVAAALRVFPEEFEYYIRHGRSMVTSSESVAMAPDWQQAVLA; this comes from the coding sequence ATGGCCGAGCGCAAACTCCTCTTTGAACACGCCCACGACCCCGCCTACGCGACACTGGACGGATACCTGGCCAAGGGCGGCTACACCGGGTTGAAGAAGGCGCTGGCCGGCGAGCGGCAGGCTGTCGTCGATGAAATCAAGGCGAGCGGCCTCCGGGGTCGCGGCGGGGCCGGCTTCCCCACCTGGATCAAGTGGAACGGCATCACCAAGGACAAGAAGGGGCCGCACTACCTGATCTGTAACGCCGACGAAGGCGAGCCGGGCACCTTCAAAGACAAGCAACTGATGGAGCAGACGCCCTTCCTGCTTGTCGAGGGCATGACCATCGCGGCGTGGGCCACCCAGGCCGACCGTGGGTACATCTACATCCGGGGCGAGTTCGTGGACGCGGCCCGTGCGGTGCGCCGGGCGATCGACCAAGCCTACGCGGCCGGCTACTTGGGCAAAAACATCCAGGGCAGCGGCATGGACTTCGACCTGTACGTCCACCTTGGGGCCGGCAGTTACGAGTGCGGTGAGGAGAGCGCCCTCATGAGCAGCCTGATGGGCGAACGCGGCATGCCCCGCCTCAAGTTCCCTCACGTCCCCCTGCCTACCGTCGCCGGACTTTGGGAGCACCCGACGGTCATCAACAACGTCGAGACCTACGCCTGTGCGCCCTACATCCTGACCCACGGCGGCGAGGAGTACGCCAAGCTCGGTGCGTCCACCAAGAACTCCCGGGGGACCAAGCTGTTCTCCGTCAGCGGCCACGTCAACAAGCCGGGCAATTACGAGATCGAGTTCGGAACGACCCTGATGGAACTGCTCGACATGGCCGGCGGCATGAAGGGCGGAGCGCTCAAGGCTTGCGTGCCAGGCGGGTCCTCGGTGCCGATCATCAATGCGGAGGACTGCCAAAAGGCGGTCATCGGCTATGAGGAGATGGGCGAAGTGAAGTCCATGGTGGGGTCGGGAGGGTGCATGTTCTTGAACGAACACACGTGCATCGTGAGCTTCATCTGGCGTACATCCCAGTTCTATGCCAACGAGAGTTGCGGCAAGTGCACCCCTTGCCGCGAAGGCACCAGCTGGATGGAGCAGATCCTGCGACGGATCATCACCGGCAACGGCCAGCCCGAGGACATCCAAACCCTCAAGGACGTCTGCTCACAGATTGACGGCAGGTCGTTCTGCGGCCTCGGCGACGCGGCGGCCTGGCCGGTCGCGGCGGCGTTGCGCGTCTTCCCTGAGGAGTTCGAGTACTACATCCGGCACGGTCGTTCCATGGTGACGTCCAGCGAGTCGGTCGCGATGGCGCCAGACTGGCAGCAAGCCGTCTTGGCCTGA
- a CDS encoding prepilin-type N-terminal cleavage/methylation domain-containing protein, which translates to MNKNRAFTLIELLVVIAIIAILAAILFPVFA; encoded by the coding sequence ATGAATAAAAACCGTGCCTTCACGTTGATCGAATTGCTCGTCGTGATCGCCATCATCGCCATCCTCGCCGCTATTCTCTTCCCGGTCTTCGCCTAG
- a CDS encoding prepilin-type N-terminal cleavage/methylation domain-containing protein, protein MKHRQHAFTLIELLVVIAIIAILAAILFPVFAQAKVAAKKASSISNVKQFGLSINIYISDNDDVFPTTIADYGGVAGGDPSLVLPVPVDGGLSCYGPADRDASRSVYPANIYPYIKNWAIFDQPGQVAFDFASLGCPVDPGTPTAYVGLAMNGLLHAYNVTSVAAPSTAILGWPGAGNESTKNASAGANPQLNCANPAACRFSPGGMPGTEKYAGAGASLTFIPWNESTSMWMYTKGEPFVRTDSSAKVFRVGTAVDPAVNQDAYNEPFRSVGPNGEFNSTMGSYWLCGDTQESSYHCFFRPDRED, encoded by the coding sequence ATGAAACATCGCCAACACGCGTTCACGCTGATCGAACTCTTGGTCGTCATCGCGATCATCGCCATTCTGGCGGCGATCCTCTTCCCCGTCTTCGCCCAAGCTAAGGTCGCGGCAAAGAAAGCCTCGTCCATCAGCAATGTCAAGCAGTTCGGACTGTCGATCAACATCTACATCTCTGACAACGACGACGTCTTTCCCACCACGATCGCCGACTACGGCGGGGTCGCCGGTGGGGATCCTTCTCTTGTCCTGCCCGTACCGGTGGACGGCGGACTGAGTTGCTACGGGCCGGCCGACCGAGACGCGAGCCGGAGCGTGTACCCCGCCAACATTTATCCCTACATCAAGAACTGGGCGATCTTCGACCAGCCCGGCCAGGTCGCCTTCGACTTCGCGTCGTTGGGATGCCCGGTCGACCCCGGCACCCCGACCGCCTACGTCGGCTTGGCGATGAACGGCCTGCTCCACGCCTATAACGTGACGTCGGTCGCCGCTCCGTCCACCGCCATCTTGGGGTGGCCGGGAGCTGGCAACGAGTCGACGAAGAACGCCTCGGCAGGGGCTAACCCACAGCTCAACTGCGCGAACCCCGCCGCTTGCCGGTTTTCACCCGGTGGGATGCCCGGTACGGAGAAGTACGCCGGCGCAGGCGCATCGTTGACGTTCATCCCCTGGAACGAGAGCACGTCCATGTGGATGTACACCAAAGGCGAGCCGTTTGTCCGGACCGACAGCTCGGCGAAGGTTTTCCGGGTCGGCACGGCCGTCGACCCGGCGGTGAACCAAGACGCCTACAACGAACCTTTCCGCTCCGTCGGGCCAAACGGTGAGTTCAACTCGACCATGGGTTCGTACTGGCTGTGCGGCGACACCCAGGAGAGTTCCTACCACTGCTTCTTCCGGCCCGACCGGGAGGATTGA
- a CDS encoding NAD(P)H-dependent oxidoreductase subunit E: MSDLIQLGARNQRPRAPRADELELKFSPTAVEQLDALRTHYAEDKACILPGLWIAQREYGGYLSPGAIAEVAHRLGRSYAEVEGVATFYSMYNTAHTVGKHMIEVCTCLSCHVCGAYRIGDYLKQKLGVDYGETTEDGMFTLHEVECLNACDRAPVLQVGDQYHGPVDTAYVDKLIEELRGSGESTVVKLADEIVKSHLKDGRY, translated from the coding sequence ATGAGCGACTTGATCCAGCTTGGCGCCCGCAACCAGCGGCCCCGCGCGCCGCGTGCCGACGAGCTTGAGCTGAAGTTCAGCCCGACCGCGGTCGAACAGCTGGACGCCCTACGCACCCACTACGCCGAGGACAAGGCGTGCATCCTGCCCGGCCTCTGGATCGCGCAACGCGAATACGGCGGCTACTTGTCCCCGGGCGCAATCGCCGAAGTCGCCCACCGCTTGGGCCGTAGCTATGCCGAAGTCGAGGGCGTCGCGACGTTCTATTCGATGTACAACACCGCCCACACGGTGGGCAAGCACATGATCGAGGTGTGCACCTGCCTGTCGTGCCATGTCTGCGGGGCGTACCGGATCGGCGACTACCTGAAACAGAAACTCGGCGTCGACTATGGCGAGACGACTGAGGACGGCATGTTCACCCTGCACGAAGTCGAGTGTTTGAACGCCTGTGACCGGGCTCCGGTGCTCCAAGTGGGCGACCAATACCATGGCCCCGTTGACACAGCTTATGTCGACAAGCTGATCGAGGAACTGCGCGGTTCCGGCGAAAGCACGGTCGTCAAATTGGCCGACGAGATTGTCAAGAGCCACCTCAAAGACGGACGTTACTAA
- the htpX gene encoding protease HtpX — MKRILLLIGTNLLVMTTITAVVYLTGLHRYTSAYGINLPTLAVFSLVVGFGGSFVSLLISKWMAKTVMGVQVIDPARPGGPEGAWLVQTVHDAARRAGLEKMPEVGVFDSPEMNAFATGPGRNNSLVAVSTGILQHMDRGAAAAVIGHEVAHVANGDMVTMTLLQGIVNTFVVFLARVLATVVGAGDRDRSGMVYFLTVMVFQTVLTLLGSMVVMAFSRWREFRADAGGAQLEGRENMIRALQTLKQNQGLPYRRAESMATMQIYGRGGLTKLFMSHPPLDDRIAALQAAK; from the coding sequence ATGAAACGGATCCTCCTCCTCATCGGCACCAACCTGCTGGTCATGACGACGATCACCGCGGTGGTCTACTTGACCGGCCTGCACCGGTACACGAGCGCCTACGGAATCAACCTGCCGACCCTAGCGGTGTTCTCGCTTGTCGTCGGCTTCGGCGGGTCGTTTGTCTCCTTGCTCATCAGCAAGTGGATGGCCAAGACGGTGATGGGGGTCCAAGTGATCGACCCCGCCAGGCCCGGCGGCCCCGAGGGCGCGTGGCTGGTCCAGACCGTCCACGACGCGGCCCGGCGTGCCGGCCTCGAGAAGATGCCCGAGGTCGGCGTCTTCGACTCGCCAGAAATGAACGCCTTTGCGACGGGACCGGGCCGGAACAACTCGCTCGTGGCCGTCTCGACCGGCATCCTCCAGCACATGGACCGGGGCGCGGCCGCCGCGGTCATCGGCCACGAAGTGGCCCACGTCGCCAACGGCGACATGGTGACGATGACCCTGCTCCAGGGGATCGTGAACACGTTCGTCGTGTTTCTCGCCCGTGTCTTGGCGACGGTCGTCGGCGCGGGCGACCGCGACCGCAGCGGCATGGTCTACTTCTTGACCGTCATGGTCTTCCAGACTGTCCTGACCCTCCTCGGCTCGATGGTGGTGATGGCGTTCAGCCGCTGGCGCGAGTTCCGCGCGGACGCCGGTGGCGCCCAGCTTGAAGGCCGGGAGAACATGATCCGTGCCCTGCAGACGCTCAAGCAGAACCAGGGCCTGCCCTACCGCCGGGCCGAGTCTATGGCGACCATGCAGATCTACGGCCGGGGTGGGCTGACGAAGCTGTTCATGTCGCACCCGCCGCTTGACGATCGGATCGCCGCCCTTCAAGCGGCGAAGTGA
- a CDS encoding GNAT family N-acetyltransferase yields the protein MDVRRAVVEDAPGIARAHVRSLTKAYAGILHPDDLALFTDESATEIFRKRLLDGEPVFASFVEGQIVGQARWGVDHEADWPFPAMLYTVFVHPDHQGQGHGTALIRACVTDATAQGHQGMCIGALRDNPRAWRLYERLGAVRFHAGPLRIGAHDYEEVLMSWDDLPELAARLG from the coding sequence ATGGACGTCCGCCGTGCGGTGGTCGAAGACGCCCCGGGGATAGCACGGGCCCACGTACGGAGCCTGACCAAGGCCTATGCGGGCATCCTCCACCCCGACGACCTCGCCCTCTTCACCGACGAGTCGGCGACCGAGATCTTCCGCAAGCGGCTCCTGGACGGTGAGCCGGTGTTCGCCTCGTTTGTCGAGGGACAGATCGTCGGCCAAGCACGCTGGGGCGTGGACCATGAAGCGGACTGGCCGTTTCCCGCGATGCTCTACACCGTGTTCGTGCATCCCGACCACCAGGGCCAGGGCCACGGCACCGCGCTGATCCGTGCTTGCGTCACCGACGCGACGGCCCAAGGCCACCAAGGCATGTGCATCGGGGCGCTCCGGGACAACCCCCGGGCGTGGCGACTCTATGAACGCCTCGGAGCGGTGCGGTTCCATGCCGGGCCCCTGCGCATCGGCGCCCACGACTACGAGGAAGTGCTGATGTCCTGGGACGACCTGCCCGAATTGGCCGCCCGGCTCGGCTGA
- the nuoD gene encoding NADH dehydrogenase (quinone) subunit D encodes MSQHTFIPSTETVFQRTGENTMVVNMGPQHPSTHGVLRVICELEGEVIVQCKSVIGYLHTGMEKEAEYQTYHKCVVMTDRMDYLNANGNNLAHALAVEKLLQVEVPRRGQYLRVILAELSRLASHCVWLGTHALDLGAMTPFFYIMQQRELVLDLFEMFSGVRMMPSWIVPGGLRGDMPEGFEIKLRRFLDGFLSELDAVEGLLVENPIWKERTQGVGVLTGAQALDLGCSGPIARGSGVAFDLRKATPYCCYDEFDFQIPVGEVGDVYDRFLVRIAEMKESHKIITQAIDGLPEGAWRTEDRKVAPPPREELDNSMESVIHHFKLYTEGFRVPVGEAYAGIEGPKGELGFYVVGDGTSRPYRWHERPPSFMNLKALEVLAVGRLIADVIAIIGSIDIVLGEIDR; translated from the coding sequence ATGAGCCAGCACACGTTCATCCCCTCCACAGAGACCGTCTTCCAACGCACCGGCGAGAACACGATGGTCGTCAACATGGGGCCGCAGCACCCCAGCACCCACGGCGTGCTGCGCGTCATCTGCGAACTGGAGGGCGAGGTCATCGTCCAGTGCAAGTCGGTCATCGGCTACCTCCACACCGGTATGGAGAAGGAGGCTGAGTACCAGACCTATCACAAGTGCGTCGTCATGACCGACCGCATGGACTATCTGAACGCCAACGGGAACAACCTCGCCCACGCCTTGGCCGTAGAAAAGCTCCTGCAGGTCGAAGTGCCACGGCGCGGGCAGTACCTGCGCGTCATCCTCGCCGAACTCAGCCGGCTGGCGAGCCACTGCGTCTGGCTAGGCACCCACGCCCTGGACCTGGGCGCAATGACGCCCTTCTTCTATATCATGCAGCAGCGCGAACTGGTCCTCGACCTGTTCGAAATGTTCTCCGGCGTGCGCATGATGCCCTCGTGGATCGTGCCCGGCGGGCTTCGCGGCGACATGCCCGAAGGGTTCGAGATCAAACTCCGCCGGTTCCTCGACGGTTTCCTCAGCGAACTCGACGCGGTCGAAGGATTGCTGGTGGAGAACCCGATCTGGAAGGAACGGACCCAGGGCGTCGGCGTCCTGACCGGTGCCCAGGCGCTCGACCTCGGGTGCAGCGGCCCCATCGCCCGCGGGAGCGGCGTGGCCTTCGACCTGCGCAAGGCGACCCCGTATTGTTGCTACGACGAATTCGACTTCCAGATCCCGGTCGGCGAAGTCGGCGACGTGTACGACCGGTTCCTCGTCCGCATCGCCGAGATGAAAGAGAGCCACAAGATCATCACCCAGGCGATCGACGGCCTGCCCGAAGGAGCGTGGAGGACGGAGGACCGCAAGGTCGCACCGCCGCCCCGGGAAGAGTTGGACAACTCGATGGAATCGGTGATCCACCACTTCAAGCTGTACACCGAGGGCTTCCGCGTCCCGGTCGGCGAGGCGTACGCCGGCATCGAGGGCCCGAAGGGCGAGCTGGGGTTCTACGTCGTCGGTGACGGGACGTCGCGCCCGTACCGGTGGCACGAGCGTCCGCCCAGCTTCATGAACCTCAAGGCTCTCGAAGTCTTGGCGGTGGGGCGGCTCATCGCCGACGTCATCGCGATCATCGGGTCGATCGACATCGTCCTCGGCGAAATCGACCGTTAA